ACCTGGAGGTAGGGACGCACGTGAGCCCTGCGTGCCTGAGCGCCGCGTACCTGAGCGCCGAGGCCCCGccccgcggccccgccccgcgTACCTGAGCCTCCCCGCGCGGCGCAGCAGCAGCGCCCCCGCCAGCAGCGCCAGCGGTAATAGGAGCAGCGCAGGCGCCAGGCCGCCCGCCAGCCCCGCGAGCGGCCCCGGCGCGTTCAGACCCGCCGTCGAGCCGCCCCCAAGGGGCGCGCCCGACTCTCGAGCTGCCGCCGATAGGACCCCGAGGGCTTCGCCTGCAATGGAGGGCGCCGGCTCAGTCGGCCCCGAGCAGAGCGGGGCGGGGCAGAGGGGCGGGGCTGGGAAGGGGGCGCCCGCGGTTACCGTGCTCCGCGATGTCCGCCAGGAGGGCCCGGGCTAGGCGCCCCGCGCCGCCGGTCTCGGGGCCGGTCTCCACCAGCACCACCTGGATCTCCGTGTCCGCCTTCGCGCCTGAGGCTTCGCGGAGCCGGGGCTGGCGCGGAACCTTGGACACGGCCATTTGCAGCCCCTGATACTGGGGCTGGAGAGGGGCACAGAGTTGGCCCGGGGACTCCACCCCTCGGCCCTGTGGGAACGTTGGGGGCAGGGACAAACGGTGGACAGGCGGAGAGTGGACGCCTCAGTGAGGAGGCGGAGTGGAGCCCGGGGATCCCTGCGGAGAGGGTGGTCCCAGACCGGGGCTGCGGAAGGGCAGGGGCCCGGCCCCATTACCAGGGCCAGGAAGGCGTGCAGCAGCCGCGCCCGGTACCGCTGCAGGTCAAAGGCCGGGCCATGGGTCAGCGATACGATGGCTCCTGAAGAAGCAGGCAGGTGAGGGTCAGCACCGCGGGTCCGGGCccgacagggaaactgaggctgggggcGAGCCAGGGTAGCCAAGCCGTCCTAGCTAGCAGGGGCCGGGCGAGGCGCTCACCGCAGAGGTCGCAGCACTGCCCTTCCGGCCGGAGGGGGTCTCGGCAGGCAGCCTGGGGGCAGCGGCCACCCAGGGGCTGGAGCAGTGCTGCGCAGATCCACGGCTGCACCTGGAAGCGGAGAAGCGGCGGTCAGCGCGGAGACGGCGAGGAGCAGACGGCAGGGAGAGGGCCACGCGCCCAGGGAGGCGAGCGGGCCAGAGACGGCGGGGCGCGGCGGCCCCTGGCACAGTTCCGACCTCCGGCGCAGAGCCGGGCCCAGCCGTGGGGTGCCCCAGCCACCCCGCTGCGGGCCGCCCTCACCTCGGCGTGGCCGCAGACGCAGCCCGACTGGTCCGCGCAGGCCTCGGGGCCCACGCTCAGCGCGCCCGGCCCGTGGAAGCGCAGGCGGCCCGCGCGGGACGCCAGGAAAGCAGCCAGGTCCTCGTCGCGCGTGAACGTCTGCAG
This sequence is a window from Mesoplodon densirostris isolate mMesDen1 chromosome 4, mMesDen1 primary haplotype, whole genome shotgun sequence. Protein-coding genes within it:
- the AMN gene encoding protein amnionless produces the protein MGAPGRVLLWLQIFALTRAAYKFWVPNTDFDTAANWSQNRTPCAGAAVEFPADKMVSVLVREGHSISDMLLPLDGEFVLASGAGFSALDTGLHLDCSTGGPALFRDPDRFCWHDPRLWRSGDAAHGLFSVDAERVPCSYDDVVFPSDASFRVGLGPGAGTVRVRSVRALGQTFTRDEDLAAFLASRAGRLRFHGPGALSVGPEACADQSGCVCGHAEVQPWICAALLQPLGGRCPQAACRDPLRPEGQCCDLCGAIVSLTHGPAFDLQRYRARLLHAFLALPQYQGLQMAVSKVPRQPRLREASGAKADTEIQVVLVETGPETGGAGRLARALLADIAEHGEALGVLSAAARESGAPLGGGSTAGLNAPGPLAGLAGGLAPALLLLPLALLAGALLLRRAGRLRWKRREEADPAPAGAPVGFHNPVFYAADPAEALPAPQPDVGSSSRSYFVNPLFGEAEAEA